Proteins encoded by one window of Serratia nevei:
- the bioF gene encoding 8-amino-7-oxononanoate synthase, which produces MSWQQRIEQALAERHLNAAYRRRQTTEGGNGRQIRLGDRLYLNFSGNDYLGLSQDARVIAAWQQGAQRYGVGSGGSGHVTGFSAAHQALEEQLAAWLGYPRALLFISGYAANQAVLAALMQKGDRILADRLSHASLLEAAAQSPAELRRFQHNQPQALADLLAKPCEGQRLAVTEGVFSMDGDGAPLAELHRLTRAAGAWLMVDDAHGVGVRGEQGRGSCWQQGVRPELLVATFGKAFGVSGAAVLCDEATAEYLLQFARHLIYSTAMPPAQACALQAALACIREGDELRARLQDNIRRFRQGAAPLALTLTDSDTAIQPLLVGDNQRALDLATRLRERGLWVSAIRPPTVPPGGARLRITLTAAHQPQDIDRLLEVLHDVSQ; this is translated from the coding sequence ATGAGCTGGCAACAACGCATCGAGCAGGCGCTGGCAGAACGGCACCTCAACGCCGCCTACCGTCGGCGACAGACCACCGAGGGCGGCAACGGCCGCCAGATCCGGCTGGGCGATCGTCTCTACCTGAACTTCTCCGGCAACGACTACCTGGGGCTGAGCCAGGATGCGCGGGTGATCGCCGCCTGGCAGCAGGGCGCGCAGCGTTACGGCGTCGGCAGCGGCGGGTCGGGCCACGTCACCGGCTTTAGCGCGGCGCATCAGGCGCTGGAGGAGCAACTGGCGGCGTGGCTCGGCTATCCGCGCGCGCTGCTGTTCATCTCCGGTTACGCCGCCAACCAGGCGGTGCTGGCGGCGTTGATGCAGAAAGGCGATCGCATTTTAGCCGATCGCCTCAGCCACGCCTCGCTGCTGGAGGCGGCGGCGCAGTCGCCGGCCGAGCTGCGCCGCTTCCAGCACAATCAGCCGCAGGCGCTGGCGGATCTGCTGGCCAAACCCTGTGAAGGGCAGCGGCTGGCGGTGACCGAAGGGGTGTTCAGCATGGACGGCGACGGCGCACCGTTGGCGGAACTGCATCGCTTAACCCGCGCGGCGGGCGCCTGGCTGATGGTGGACGATGCCCACGGCGTCGGCGTGCGCGGCGAGCAAGGCCGCGGCAGCTGCTGGCAACAGGGCGTGCGCCCTGAACTGCTGGTGGCGACCTTCGGCAAGGCGTTCGGCGTCAGCGGCGCAGCGGTGCTGTGCGATGAGGCGACCGCCGAGTATCTGCTGCAGTTCGCCCGCCATCTGATCTACAGCACCGCGATGCCGCCGGCGCAGGCCTGTGCGCTGCAGGCGGCGCTGGCCTGCATTCGAGAGGGCGATGAACTGCGCGCCCGGCTGCAGGACAACATTCGGCGTTTCCGCCAGGGCGCGGCGCCGCTGGCGCTAACCCTGACGGATTCCGACACCGCCATCCAGCCGCTGCTGGTGGGGGACAATCAACGCGCGCTCGATCTGGCGACCCGCCTGCGCGAGCGCGGGCTGTGGGTGAGCGCCATCCGCCCGCCGACGGTGCCGCCGGGCGGCGCGCGGCTGCGCATCACCCTGACGGCGGCGCATCAGCCGCAGGACATCGATCGCCTGCTGGAGGTATTGCATGACGTCAGCCAATGA
- the bioC gene encoding malonyl-ACP O-methyltransferase BioC, with translation MTSANDAVNKQAVASAFSRAAGSYDAAAALQRDVGERLLGMGSAHPGERLLDAGCGTGYFSRLWRERGKQVTALDLAPGMLDVARQRQAAHHYLLGDIEQVPLPDAAMDICFSSLVVQWCSDLPAALAELYRVTRPGGVILFSTLAAGSLQELGDAWQQVDGERHVNAFLPLAQIRAACADYRHELITELRTLNYPDVMTLMRSLKGIGATHLHQGREGGLMSRGRLAALQAAYPCRQGQFPLSYHLVYGVIYRD, from the coding sequence ATGACGTCAGCCAATGACGCGGTGAACAAACAGGCGGTCGCTTCGGCCTTCAGCCGCGCCGCCGGCAGCTACGACGCCGCCGCCGCGCTGCAGCGAGACGTTGGCGAGCGCTTACTGGGGATGGGGAGTGCCCATCCGGGCGAACGGCTGCTGGATGCCGGCTGCGGCACCGGCTATTTCAGCCGCCTGTGGCGCGAGCGCGGCAAGCAGGTGACCGCGCTCGATCTGGCGCCGGGCATGCTGGACGTTGCCCGTCAACGGCAGGCGGCGCACCATTATCTGCTGGGCGATATCGAACAGGTGCCGCTGCCCGATGCGGCGATGGACATCTGTTTCAGCAGCCTGGTAGTGCAGTGGTGCAGCGATCTGCCCGCCGCGCTGGCGGAGCTGTATCGCGTGACCCGCCCCGGCGGAGTAATTTTGTTTTCCACGCTGGCGGCGGGATCGCTGCAGGAACTGGGGGACGCCTGGCAACAGGTGGACGGCGAGCGCCACGTGAACGCCTTTCTGCCGCTGGCGCAGATCCGCGCCGCCTGTGCTGACTATCGGCACGAACTGATCACGGAGCTGCGCACCCTGAACTACCCGGACGTGATGACGCTGATGCGTTCGCTCAAGGGCATCGGGGCCACGCACCTGCATCAGGGGCGCGAGGGCGGCCTGATGTCGCGTGGCCGTCTCGCCGCGCTGCAGGCGGCTTACCCGTGCCGGCAGGGGCAGTTCCCACTCAGCTATCATCTGGTTTATGGAGTGATTTATCGTGATTAA
- the bioD gene encoding dethiobiotin synthase — MIKRWFVTGTDTEVGKTVASSALLQAANRAGYRSAGYKPVASGSEMTAEGLRNGDALALQANSGVALRYDEVNPYVFAEPTSPHIVSADEGRPIEAAQLSDGLRRLEQRADWVLVEGAGGWFTPLSAQYTFADWVQQEQLPVILVVGIKLGCINHAVLTAQAVQQAGLTLAGWIANDVTPPGRRHQEYLATLRRMLPAPLLGEIPHLPQAERAPLGQYLDISLLAQ, encoded by the coding sequence GTGATTAAACGTTGGTTCGTGACCGGCACCGACACCGAAGTCGGTAAAACCGTCGCCAGCAGCGCCTTGCTGCAGGCCGCCAACCGGGCGGGCTACCGCAGCGCCGGTTATAAGCCGGTGGCTTCCGGCAGCGAAATGACCGCCGAGGGGCTGCGCAACGGCGATGCGCTGGCGCTGCAGGCCAACAGCGGCGTGGCGCTCCGCTACGACGAAGTGAACCCTTACGTTTTTGCCGAACCGACCTCGCCGCATATCGTCAGCGCCGATGAAGGCCGGCCGATCGAGGCGGCGCAGCTGTCCGACGGCCTGCGCCGGTTGGAGCAGCGCGCCGACTGGGTGCTGGTCGAGGGCGCGGGCGGGTGGTTTACCCCGCTGTCGGCGCAGTACACCTTCGCCGATTGGGTGCAGCAGGAGCAACTGCCGGTGATCCTGGTGGTGGGTATTAAACTGGGCTGCATCAACCACGCGGTGCTGACGGCGCAGGCGGTGCAACAGGCGGGGCTGACGCTGGCCGGTTGGATCGCCAACGACGTGACGCCGCCGGGGCGGCGGCATCAGGAATACCTGGCCACGCTGCGCCGCATGCTGCCGGCGCCGCTGCTGGGCGAAATCCCGCACCTGCCGCAGGCCGAGCGGGCGCCGCTGGGGCAGTATCTGGATATCAGCCTGCTGGCACAGTGA
- a CDS encoding ATP-binding cassette domain-containing protein, giving the protein MLSLRSVNQFYGQNHTLWDINLELPRGQCTVLLGRNGVGKTTLVNCIMGHVPVVSGSMTWQPADQPPQNLLLQPMERRAALGISHVPQGRQLFSQLSVEENLQVAQMAGRGAPRRIPPLIYSLFPHLRQMRAHRAGDLCVGAQRQLAIGRALAQEPALLILDEPTAGVPPSIAADIGNVIRRLNREWGMTILLVEHQLPFVRRVADRFCLLDSGRTVAHGALAQLDEALIGAGLAE; this is encoded by the coding sequence ATGCTGAGCCTGAGATCGGTCAATCAATTTTACGGGCAGAACCACACCCTGTGGGACATCAACCTGGAGCTGCCACGCGGCCAGTGCACCGTGCTGCTCGGCCGCAACGGCGTGGGCAAGACCACGCTGGTCAACTGCATTATGGGGCATGTGCCGGTGGTGAGCGGCAGCATGACCTGGCAGCCGGCGGATCAGCCGCCGCAAAACCTGTTGCTGCAGCCGATGGAGCGCCGCGCCGCGCTGGGCATCAGCCACGTGCCCCAGGGGCGGCAGCTCTTCTCGCAGCTGAGCGTGGAGGAGAATCTGCAGGTGGCGCAAATGGCCGGGCGCGGCGCCCCTCGCCGCATTCCGCCGCTGATCTACAGCCTGTTTCCCCATTTGCGCCAGATGCGTGCGCACCGCGCCGGCGATCTTTGCGTGGGCGCCCAACGCCAGCTGGCGATTGGCCGGGCGCTGGCCCAGGAGCCGGCGCTGCTGATCCTCGACGAACCGACGGCGGGCGTCCCCCCCTCGATAGCTGCCGACATCGGCAACGTGATCCGCCGACTCAACCGCGAATGGGGCATGACCATTTTACTGGTGGAACATCAGCTGCCGTTCGTGCGCCGGGTGGCGGACCGTTTTTGCCTGTTGGACAGCGGGCGCACGGTGGCGCACGGCGCGCTGGCGCAGCTGGATGAGGCGTTGATCGGCGCAGGGCTGGCAGAGTGA
- the uvrB gene encoding excinuclease ABC subunit UvrB has product MSKLFKLHSEFKPAGDQPEAIRKLEEGLEDGLAHQTLLGVTGSGKTFTIANVIADLNRPTMVLAPNKTLAAQLYGEMKEFFPENAVEYFVSYYDYYQPEAYVPSSDTFIEKDASVNEHIEQMRLSATKALLERRDVVVVASVSAIYGLGDPDLYLKMMLHLTQGMIIDQRSILRRLAELQYSRNDQAFQRATFRVRGEVIDIYPAESDELALRVELFDDEVERLSLFDPLTGQIEQVVPRFTIYPKSHYVTPRERIMQAMEEIKVDLADRRKVLLANNKLLEEQRLTQRTQFDLEMMNELGYCSGIENYSRYLSGRAEGEPPPTLFDYLPADGLLVVDESHVTIPQIGAMFKGDRARKETLVEYGFRLPSALDNRPLRFEEFEALAPQTIYVSATPGKYELEKSGGDLIDQVVRPTGLLDPIVEVRPVATQVDDLLSEIRKRAAINERVLVTTLTKRMAEDLTEYLEEHGERVRYLHSDIDTVERVEIIRDLRLGEFDVLVGINLLREGLDMPEVSLVAILDADKEGFLRSERSLIQTIGRAARNLNGKAILYGDRITDSMAKAIGETERRRAKQQAYNEANGIVPQGLNKKIGDILQIGQPVNRGKNKGKGKALDGAAPLQNLTPKALDQKIRDLEAQMYTHAQNLEFEQAAALRDEIHQLREQFIAIS; this is encoded by the coding sequence ATGAGTAAACTTTTCAAACTGCATTCAGAGTTCAAACCGGCCGGCGATCAGCCGGAAGCCATCCGCAAGCTGGAAGAGGGGCTGGAAGACGGCCTGGCGCACCAGACGCTGCTGGGGGTCACCGGTTCGGGCAAGACATTCACCATCGCCAACGTGATAGCCGATCTGAATCGGCCGACCATGGTGCTGGCGCCGAACAAGACGCTGGCGGCGCAGCTGTACGGTGAAATGAAAGAGTTTTTCCCGGAGAATGCGGTGGAATACTTCGTCTCCTACTACGACTACTACCAGCCGGAAGCCTATGTGCCCAGCTCCGACACCTTCATTGAAAAAGACGCTTCGGTGAACGAGCACATCGAGCAGATGCGTCTTTCCGCCACCAAGGCGCTGCTGGAACGGCGCGACGTGGTGGTGGTGGCGTCGGTGTCGGCGATCTACGGCCTGGGCGATCCGGATCTTTACCTGAAGATGATGCTGCACCTGACCCAGGGTATGATCATCGATCAACGATCCATTTTGCGCCGGCTGGCGGAGCTGCAGTACTCCCGCAACGATCAGGCCTTCCAGCGCGCTACCTTCCGCGTGCGCGGCGAGGTGATTGACATTTACCCGGCGGAGTCGGACGAGCTGGCGCTGCGCGTCGAGCTGTTCGACGATGAAGTGGAACGGCTGTCGCTGTTCGATCCGCTGACCGGGCAGATCGAGCAGGTGGTGCCGCGTTTTACCATCTACCCGAAATCGCACTACGTGACGCCGCGTGAGCGGATCATGCAGGCGATGGAAGAGATCAAGGTCGATCTGGCGGACCGCCGCAAGGTGCTGCTGGCCAACAACAAGCTGCTGGAAGAGCAGCGCCTGACGCAGCGCACCCAGTTCGATCTGGAAATGATGAACGAGCTGGGTTACTGCTCGGGCATCGAAAACTACTCGCGCTACCTGTCCGGGCGCGCCGAGGGCGAGCCGCCGCCGACGCTGTTCGACTACCTGCCGGCGGACGGCCTGCTGGTGGTCGACGAATCCCACGTCACCATTCCGCAGATCGGCGCGATGTTCAAGGGCGACCGCGCGCGTAAAGAAACGCTGGTGGAGTACGGCTTCCGCCTGCCGTCGGCGCTGGACAACCGCCCCTTGCGCTTCGAGGAGTTCGAGGCGCTGGCGCCGCAGACCATCTATGTCTCCGCGACGCCGGGCAAATATGAGCTGGAGAAATCCGGCGGCGATCTGATCGATCAGGTGGTGCGGCCGACCGGGCTGCTGGATCCGATCGTGGAGGTGCGGCCGGTCGCCACCCAGGTGGACGATCTGCTCTCCGAGATCCGCAAGCGCGCGGCGATCAACGAGCGCGTGCTGGTGACCACCCTGACCAAACGCATGGCGGAAGACCTGACCGAATATCTGGAAGAGCATGGCGAGCGCGTGCGCTACCTGCACTCGGACATCGATACCGTGGAACGGGTCGAAATCATCCGTGACCTGCGTCTGGGCGAGTTCGACGTGCTGGTGGGCATCAACCTGTTGCGTGAGGGGCTCGACATGCCTGAGGTGTCGCTGGTGGCGATTCTGGACGCCGACAAGGAAGGCTTCCTGCGTTCCGAGCGTTCGCTGATCCAGACCATCGGCCGCGCGGCGCGTAACCTGAACGGCAAGGCGATCCTGTATGGCGATCGCATCACCGATTCGATGGCCAAGGCGATCGGCGAAACCGAGCGGCGCCGCGCCAAGCAGCAGGCCTACAACGAAGCCAACGGCATCGTGCCGCAGGGGCTGAACAAGAAGATCGGCGATATTCTGCAGATCGGCCAGCCGGTCAACCGCGGCAAAAACAAAGGCAAAGGCAAGGCGCTGGACGGCGCCGCGCCGCTTCAGAACCTCACGCCGAAAGCGCTGGATCAGAAAATTCGCGATCTGGAGGCGCAAATGTACACCCACGCGCAAAACCTGGAGTTCGAACAGGCCGCTGCGCTGCGCGACGAGATCCACCAGCTGCGCGAGCAGTTCATCGCGATTTCCTGA
- a CDS encoding VF530 family DNA-binding protein, whose product MSQHQSKDPLHGVTLEQLLTKLVDHYGWSELGARIRINCFRSDPSIKSSLKFLRRTPWARKEVEDLYIDMVSHPAPASDNPWLRGRDG is encoded by the coding sequence ATGAGCCAACACCAGTCCAAAGACCCGCTGCACGGCGTGACGCTGGAGCAACTGCTGACTAAACTGGTGGATCACTACGGTTGGTCCGAGCTGGGCGCGCGCATTCGCATCAACTGCTTCCGCAGCGATCCGAGCATCAAGTCCAGCCTGAAGTTTTTGCGTCGTACGCCCTGGGCGCGCAAAGAAGTGGAAGATCTGTATATCGATATGGTCAGCCATCCCGCCCCAGCCAGCGATAATCCCTGGCTGCGTGGGCGGGACGGTTAA
- the yvcK gene encoding uridine diphosphate-N-acetylglucosamine-binding protein YvcK: protein MRNRTLADLDRVVALGGGHGLGRVMSALSSLGSRLTGIVTTTDNGGSTGRIRRSEGGIAWGDTRNCLNQLITEPSVASAMFEYRFSGNGELAGHNLGNLMLKALDHLSVRPLEAINLVRSLLKVDAALIPMSEQPVDLMAHDHEGNHVYGEVNVDQLTHMPQELMLSPPVNATREALDAIAQADVILIGPGSFLTSLMPLLLLDDLTQALRRSSASMIYIGNLGRELSVAAAALSLKDKLTLMEEKIGRRMIDALIVGPSVDASEVQDRVVIKEPLEASDIPYRHDRQLLRQALDHALVELAARR from the coding sequence ATGCGTAATCGTACCCTGGCCGATCTCGACCGCGTGGTGGCGTTAGGCGGCGGACACGGCCTGGGCCGTGTGATGTCGGCCCTGTCGTCCTTAGGCTCCCGCCTGACCGGCATCGTCACCACCACCGACAACGGCGGTTCCACCGGCCGTATCCGCCGTTCGGAAGGCGGCATTGCCTGGGGCGATACCCGTAACTGTCTCAACCAGCTGATCACCGAACCAAGCGTCGCCTCGGCGATGTTCGAATACCGCTTCAGCGGCAACGGTGAGCTGGCCGGCCACAACCTCGGCAACCTGATGCTGAAAGCGCTGGATCACCTGAGCGTGCGCCCGCTGGAAGCGATCAACCTGGTGCGCAGCCTGCTGAAGGTGGACGCGGCGCTGATCCCGATGTCGGAGCAGCCGGTGGATTTGATGGCGCACGATCACGAAGGCAACCATGTTTACGGTGAAGTGAATGTCGACCAGCTGACCCATATGCCGCAGGAGCTGATGCTGTCGCCGCCGGTCAACGCCACGCGCGAAGCGCTGGACGCCATCGCACAGGCCGACGTGATCCTGATCGGGCCGGGCAGTTTCCTCACCAGCCTGATGCCGCTCCTGCTGCTGGACGATCTCACCCAGGCGCTGCGCCGCAGCAGCGCCAGCATGATCTATATCGGTAACCTCGGCCGCGAGCTGAGCGTGGCCGCCGCGGCGCTGTCATTAAAGGATAAGCTGACGCTGATGGAAGAGAAGATAGGGCGCCGGATGATCGATGCGCTGATCGTCGGCCCGTCGGTGGACGCCAGTGAAGTGCAGGATCGGGTGGTGATTAAGGAACCGCTGGAAGCGAGCGACATTCCCTACCGCCACGATCGTCAGCTGCTGCGCCAGGCGCTGGATCACGCACTGGTGGAGCTGGCCGCGCGCCGCTGA
- the moaA gene encoding GTP 3',8-cyclase MoaA, producing the protein MVPQLIDAYERKFYYLRLSITDVCNFRCTYCLPDGYKPSGSPKSFLSLDEIRRVSRAFAELGTEKVRLTGGEPSLRRDFTEIIAAVRENPAIRTLAVTTNGYRLARDVAAWRDAGLTAINVSVDSLDPRQFHAITGQDKFRQVMDGIDAAFSAGFSKVKVNAVLMRDVNHQQLGAFLAWIKDRPIQLRFIELMETGEGGELFRKHHVSGEVIRRQLEQQGWQRQARGRSDGPAQVFSHPDYQGEVGLIMPYEKDFCASCNRLRVSSIGNLHLCLFGEQGLPLRDLLAEDGQLDALKARIQSGLLSKKQTHFLHQGNSGITQNLSFIGG; encoded by the coding sequence ATGGTGCCGCAACTCATTGATGCTTATGAGCGCAAGTTCTATTACCTGCGCTTGTCGATCACCGACGTGTGCAACTTTCGTTGCACCTATTGTCTGCCCGACGGCTACAAGCCGAGCGGCAGCCCGAAAAGCTTCCTGTCGCTGGATGAAATCCGCCGCGTCAGCCGCGCGTTCGCCGAACTGGGCACCGAAAAGGTGCGCCTGACCGGCGGCGAGCCTTCGCTGCGCCGCGATTTTACCGAGATCATCGCCGCCGTGCGGGAAAACCCGGCCATCCGTACCCTGGCTGTCACCACCAACGGCTACCGTCTGGCGCGCGACGTCGCCGCCTGGCGTGACGCCGGTCTGACGGCGATTAACGTCAGCGTCGACAGCCTGGATCCCCGCCAGTTTCACGCCATCACCGGTCAGGACAAGTTCCGCCAGGTGATGGACGGCATCGACGCCGCCTTCAGCGCCGGTTTCAGCAAGGTTAAGGTCAACGCGGTGCTGATGCGCGACGTTAACCACCAGCAGCTCGGCGCCTTTCTCGCCTGGATCAAAGACCGGCCTATCCAGCTGCGTTTTATCGAACTGATGGAAACCGGCGAGGGCGGCGAGCTGTTTCGCAAACACCACGTTTCCGGCGAAGTGATTCGCCGGCAGCTGGAGCAGCAGGGCTGGCAGCGCCAGGCGCGCGGCCGCAGCGACGGCCCGGCGCAGGTGTTCAGCCACCCGGACTACCAGGGTGAGGTGGGTCTTATCATGCCGTATGAGAAAGACTTCTGCGCCAGCTGCAACCGGCTGCGCGTTTCTTCCATCGGCAATCTGCACCTGTGCCTGTTCGGTGAGCAGGGGCTGCCCCTGCGCGATCTGCTGGCAGAGGACGGCCAGCTCGACGCGCTGAAGGCGCGCATCCAGAGCGGGCTGCTGAGCAAGAAGCAGACCCATTTCCTGCATCAGGGCAACAGCGGGATCACCCAGAACCTGTCGTTTATCGGCGGCTGA